A DNA window from Helianthus annuus cultivar XRQ/B chromosome 15, HanXRQr2.0-SUNRISE, whole genome shotgun sequence contains the following coding sequences:
- the LOC110913855 gene encoding uncharacterized protein LOC110913855: MVGVDLNGETLVDFVVTTLYIPPLTTATTKFLGLPLPPFLKIAIVPEIFRGIINLESGKVDLKFKAKFWFSMESIHKATPLLVETLLTFNIRRIERKSKEWKWKQA, encoded by the exons ATGGTGGGAGTTGACCTTAATGGTGAGACTTTGGTTGACTTTGTTGTGACAACACTTTACATTCCGCCGTTAACCACTGCAACAACTAAGTTTTTGGGGTTGCCATTGCCGCCGTTTTTGAAAATTGCGATTGTTCCGGAGATCTTTAGAGGGATCATTAATCTAGAATCTGGCAAG GTGGATCTTAAATTCAAGGCGAAATTCTGGTTTTCAATGGAGAGTATCCACAAAGCTACACCATTGTTGGTGGAAACATTATTAACATTTAACATCAGAAGAATCGAAAGGAAGTCTAAGGAGTGGAAGTGGAAGCAGGCTTGA
- the LOC110911872 gene encoding putative late blight resistance protein homolog R1B-14 has product MADAVVEFLLENLKQLLLYNSDLIFGVKGQVESLYKELSLMKAFLKDSKEKRSEYELVRELVRQIRDVAYEAEDTIDTFVVEAAMQKERSALSRIVHPFDYPKKLRSVAKDIESIKAKVKEIYEKKMFGIEALYSSESVKKSSSSQRRKPVVEEDNVIGFDEEAKELVSRLTNIAESLEVVSVVGMGGLGKTTLAKKVYSDPAIEFHFFVRAWVYVSQEYSRKEVLLAILGCLMQQPSDQTSKMNEEMIIEEICKQLNGRRYLIVLDDVWTTDAWNDLKTAFPNQNCGSRILLTTRNTDVAMLANPDTPPHHLRFLNDDESFELLSTKVFRKKSCPFELVELGRTIAKKCDGLPLAIVVIAGLLLKKDKTRDMWKKVAESVGSYVARDPKQCLDVLALSYKQLPDHLKVCFIYFGAFPEDFPIPVWKLVMLWVAEGFIQENGQECLEDLAEEYLGDLVERNLILIAKRRANGRIKTCRVHDMLRDLCLREAAEEKFLQVIKRNIPDQTSLISYNYSHRRLCVHSHVMNFIHSKPSGPHVRSFLCFPSEETELSREHTSFIHEAFKLVRVLDIRSINISRFPVEITQLVHLRYISIFGNFKVLPPSISKLWSLQSLVVETTTRDLDIQVDIWKMSRFRHLHTNGSSRLHGPQAKTRMDNEDPFVQGNIQTISTISPDSCTENILARTPNLKKLGIRGKLAILMEVKKNTSLFDNLAKLDNLDKLKLLNDTFPRPPSEGKLRGLPPLYKFPPHLNKLTLSDTLLDWKHMSTIAMLPNLEVLKLKVFAFRGPQWDPLDGGFRLLKYLHIGKTDLVHWKASGHHFPRLEHIVVEQCGDLVAIPQGLADVSALRTMELHHTPSAIGSARLILQQKQMQQKTQPQQFMRSNGFKLLIYPPE; this is encoded by the coding sequence ATGGCAGATGCCGTGGTTGAGTTTCTCTTGGAGAATTTAAAGCAACTGCTACTCTACAACTCTGATTTGATATTCGGAGTAAAGGGTCAAGTTGAATCTCTTTACAAGGAGCTTAGTTTGATGAAAGCGTTTCTCAAAGATTCAAAAGAGAAACGTAGCGAATATGAGTTAGTACGCGAATTAGTAAGGCAGATCAGAGACGTAGCTTATGAAGCCGAAGATACCATTGACACTTTTGTAGTTGAGGCAGCCATGCAGAAAGAAAGAAGCGCCTTAAGCAGAATCGTCCATCCGTTTGATTATCCAAAAAAGCTTCGATCTGTTGCTAAAGATATCGAATCCATTAAGGCAAAAGTGAAGGAGATTTATGAGAAAAAGATGTTCGGTATTGAAGCTCTTTATTCAAGCGAATCCGTAAAGAAATCTTCATCGTCACAAAGAAGAAAACCAGTGGTTGAAGAAGATAATGTTATTGGTTTCGATGAAGAAGCAAAGGAATTAGTGAGTCGACTCACTAATATCGCTGAGTCGCTAGAAGTTGTCTCGGTGGTCGGTATGGGTGGGCTTGGCAAGACAACTCTTGCCAAGAAGGTTTACAGTGATCCCGCCATTGAGTTTCACTTCTTTGTTCGCGCGTGGGTGTACGTTTCGCAAGAATACAGCCGAAAGGAAGTACTTTTGGCTATTTTGGGTTGTCTCATGCAGCAGCCTTCTGATCAAACTTCTAAAATGAATGAGGAAATGATAATTGAAGAAATATGCAAACAATTGAACGGTCGAAGATATCTTATCGTGTTAGATGATGTATGGACAACAGATGCATGGAATGATCTCAAAACCGCTTTTCCTAACCAGAATTGCGGGAGTAGAATACTGTTAACAACCCGTAACACGGATGTGGCTATGCTTGCAAACCCTGATACGCCGCCTCATCATTTGCGGTTTCTGAATGACGATGAAAGTTTCGAACTACTTTCCAccaaagtttttagaaaaaaaagttgCCCATTTGAGCTCGTTGAACTTGGAAGAACAATAGCTAAAAAATGCGATGGATTGCCACTTGCCATAGTTGTAATTGCCGGACTTCTTTTGAAGAAAGATAAAACACGCGATATGTGGAAAAAGGTTGCTGAAAGCGTCGGTTCTTATGTTGCAAGAGACCCGAAGCAATGTTTGGATGTATTGGCATTAAGTTACAAGCAATTACCTGATCATTTGAAGGTGTGTTTCATCTATTTTGGTGCTTTTCCGGAAGATTTTCCTATACCGGTTTGGAAACTGGTTATGTTATGGGTGGCAGAAGGGTTCATACAAGAAAATGGCCAAGAATGTTTAGAGGATCTTGCTGAAGAGTATTTGGGAGATCTTGTTGAGCGGAATCTTATACTGATTGCCAAAAGAAGGGCGAACGGAAGGATTAAAACATGTCGTGTTCACGATATGTTGCGTGATTTGTGCTTACGCGAAGCAGCAGAAGAGAAGTTTTTGCaagtcattaaaagaaacatACCTGATCAAACTTCTTTGATCTCGTATAATTATTCTCATCGTCGTCTTTGTGTTCATTCACATGTCATGAACTTTATTCACTCAAAACCTTCTGGCCCACATGTTCGATCTTTCTTATGTTTTCCATCGGAAGAGACAGAATTGTCTAGAGAACATACTTCTTTCATCCATGAAGCTTTTAAGTTAGTTCGCGTGTTAGATATTAGATCCATCAACATTTCCCGCTTCCCGGTTGAAATCACACAACTAGTGCATTTAAGGTACATTTCCATTTTCGGAAACTTCAAGGTTCTTCCTCCATCCATTTCCAAGTTATGGAGTCTTCAATCTTTAGTCGTTGAGACAACAACGCGTGACCTTGACATTCAAGTGGATATATGGAAAATGTCACGGTTTAGACATCTGCATACAAACGGATCGAGTCGTTTACACGGGCCTCAAGCCAAAACCCGAATGGATAACGAAGATCCGTTTGTTCAAGGAAACATACAAACCATATCTACTATTTCACCTGATAGTTGTACCGAGAACATCTTAGCTAGAACTCCCAATCTTAAAAAGCTTGGAATTCGCGGTAAACTTGCCATTCTCATGGAAGTGAAGAAAAATACTAGTTTGTTCGATAATCTCGCTAAGCTCGATAACCTCGACAAACTAAAGTTATTAAATGACACGTTCCCACGCCCTCCATCCGAAGGTAAGTTAAGAGGTCTTCCACCGTTATACAAATTCCCACCCCATTTGAACAAGTTGACGTTATCAGACACCTTGTTGGATTGGAAACATATGTCTACAATAGCCATGCTACCAAATCTTGAAGTGCTCAAACTGAAAGTGTTTGCATTTAGGGGACCTCAGTGGGACCCGCTTGATGGCGGGTTTCGTCTACTTAAATATTTGCACATTGGGAAAACGGATTTGGTGCATTGGAAGGCTTCGGGTCATCACTTTCCTAGATTAGAACACATTGTGGTTGAACAATGTGGTGATTTGGTGGCTATTCCACAAGGTTTGGCGGATGTATCTGCATTGCGGACTATGGAGCTGCATCACACGCCTTCGGCTATAGGTTCTGCGCGATTAATCCTGCAACAAAAGCAAATGCAACAAAAAACGCAGCCGCAACAATTTATGCGAAGTAATGGGTTTAAGTTGCTGATTTATCCTCCTGAGTAG